CAATTTCGACCAGTTGCAGATCCCTCTCAATCAACCTTCAATCCTCAAAACCGTGGCCGATACACAATCACCCTACACCGGCCCGCTGCCGAAAGAGCTCAACAACGTGCTACTCTCAAGCCGCTTCAGCCCGAATTTGCCCACCTCAGTCCTCCTGCTGCCTTTATATTTGCGCGGACGACTTGTAACCCTGCTCTACCTGCAAGGTGCCGATGAAGCCATGCAGGCGAAGCTTCCGGAGTACCAGAAGCTCATCACCAAGGCCGCTATGGCGTTTGAGATGCTGATCCTCAAAAACAAAATCCGTATGGGGTGAAATCCAATGACGGTTTATGAATCCGGTCATATCCAACCCTCCAGGGTCGAAAAATTCAATTTTGCACTGACGGCAACCCCTGACCAGATTTTCCAGCTTATTCTTGAAGAAGACCCTGAAGTTCTCAAGGTTTTGCTGCGGAACCCCAACCTGAAAGAGGAGCATCTTCTCACGCTGCTCAAGCGTCGGGACCTGGCTGAAGACCTGATCAACCATATTTATCAGCGTCGCAAAACCAACATCTCTCACCCCCTCATTCTGGCGCTGGTGAAAAACCCAGGCACCCCGGGAGCGCTGGTAAGGAGTCTCCTGCCAAACCTGCGCCTGTTCGAACTCGTCGATCTCTGTTACATCCCCGGCGTAACCCCGGACCAACGTTTTGCCGCAGAACGCACCATTCTTCAGCGCCTACCAACCACGCCTGTCGGAAATAAAATCACCCTCGCGAGACGCGCGACGTCCACCATCGTTGGAGAACTTCTCAAGGAAGGGGACGCTCGCACCGTCGAAGCCTGCCTAAATAGCCCCCGCCTGAAAGAAGCCGCAGTATTCCAGCTGTTAACTGGTCCGCAAGCAACCGCAACGACCATATCAATGGTGGCTCGCCACAGCCGCTGGCAACAACGGCCGAACCTGCGGATGGCGATACTCAAAAATCGCCAGACACCGACTGTCTGGTTCACGCTCTGGTTACCGACACTTACGACACCCTTATTAAATCAGCTGCTTTCCAGTCAGCGATTATCGGTTCAACAGAAGGCGCAGCTTCGCGCTGAATTAAACAAGCGCGGAGGGAGACGTTAATTTTGCGCAAGCATCAAATTTAATACTGACCAAACTCCGCGGGTTTTATGGCGCAAAACATAACGACCGAATTTGCATCGCAATCCCGCCTCTCGAACCCTGAAATCACCAGGCCAATCCCTGTATTTATCGAGTTTAATCTTTGGCAGAATTGATTTTTAAACGTGAAAATGAAATGATGCGCTCCCTTGCTTGAACTAGCCGAAATTCAGGAGATACCTGGTGAAATTATATGTCAGAACACAGCTTGAACAGATTATTGAAAAGCTTAAAGAACAGCAGGTTATCCCTCAAGAGCTAACCCCACACTTCACTGTTGAGCGGACCAAAGACAAGAGTCATGGCGATTTTGCCAGTAACCTGGCGCTGACCCTTGCAAAACCGGCCGCGGCAAATCCGCGTCTCCTCGCCGAGAAAATTGTCGCCTTATTACCTGATGACGGCGCCATCAGGAAGGTGGAAATTGCCGGGCCCGGCTTCATTAATTTCTTTCTCGATGAAAGTTGGCTTTCGCGCCAGGTCTCCCTGGCCCTTGCCGATCCGCGCCTGGGTGTGACTACAACCGAGGCCCCAAAAGTTGTCGTGATCGACTACTCTTCGCCAAACCTCGCCAAAGAGATGCACGTGGGTCATCTGCGTTCAACGATCATCGGTGATGCGGTGGCCCGCACCCTCGAATTTCTTGGTCATAAGGTTATTCGCCAGAACCATGTTGGGGATTGGGGAACGCAGTTCGGCATGCTGCTCGCGTTGATGGAGCTGTTTCGCCAGCAAGGTCGTGAAATCAGCATGGAGCTCTCTGACCTGGAAGGTTTCTATCGCCAGGCTAAACAAGAGTTTGATGCCTCGGTTGAATTTGCCGAGCGGTCTCGTCAGCTGGTCGTTGAACTTCAATCGGGCGACAAAAACTGTCTCATGCTCTGGCAGGAATTCTTAAATATTTCACTCAGCCACTGCCAGAAGATCTACGACCGACTTGGTGTCGGCCTGACTCCTGCGGCCATTCATGGTGAAAGTGCCTACAACGCCGATCTTCCGCTTGTCATCAGGGACCTGGATAAAGCAGGATTATTAACCGAAAATCAGGGCGCAAAGTGCGTTTTTCTGGAAGAATATAAGGGACAGGACGGCAACCCCATGCCGATGATTGTCCAGAAGAAGGATGGCGGATACCTTTACGCAACGACCGACCTAGCTGCCTTGCGCTATCGTCAGAATCAGCTGCATGCGGACCGCATTCTCTATTTTGTCGATGTTCGTCAATCTCACCATTTTCAGCACCTTTTCTCCGTCGCGCGCAAGGCGGGCTTTCTCGCCGAAACGACGCAGGTTGAGCATATGGGCTTTGGCACGGTCATGGGCGATGATGGCAAGCCTTTCAAGACCCGCAGTGGCAGCGTCGCCAAGCTGGCAGACCTGATCGACGAAGCGGAAAAGCGGGCCCGCATTCTGGTGTCTGAAAAGAACTCCGAAATGTCGCCCGACGAACTCGACGAAATCGGCCGGGTGGTCGGCATTGCTTCGATCAAATACGCCGATCTGTCTAAAAACCGCACCAGCGATTATCTGTTCAGCTTTGACAATATGATCAGTTTCGAAGGAGATACGGGGCCTTATATGCTCTACGCCTACACCCGCGTCGCCAGCATTTTCCGTAAGGCCAAACTTGTTGAAGGCACAGTATCCGGGGAGATTCTTCTCGGCGAGGAGATCGAGCGTGAACTCGCCAACCAGCAGATTCAGTTCGCAGAAATATTAAACCGGGTCGCCGAGCGCGGCACCCCTCACCTGCTTTGCGCTTACCTGTATGAATTGGCTTCGACTTTTTCAAGCTTTTACAAACAGTGTCCTGTTCTCACCGCTGAACCAGAGGCCTCGCGAAACAGTCGCCTGCAACTGTGCCTGCTGACTGCGAAAATTCTCAAGCAGGGGCTTTCTCTCCTCGGAATCGGCACTCTGGAGCGCATGTAACCCCGATCGGGTTACAGATCCGCCCCTGAATGGAAACATATGAGCTCCAAATTTAATTGCCACTGCTGCGGCAATTGTTGTCTAATGTTGGTCGATGCCTACAATGGCTGCGTCAGTAATGCAGACATGAAACGCTGGCAAAAACAGGGTCGGGATGACCTGCTCGCCTGGATCGAAACCCTCGACCTTGGCCCGGGCAACCAGTTGCACACCGCCTGGATCCACCCCGAAACCGGCGACGACGTTGAGCGCTGCCCCTGGCTGCTCTACAGAATTAACGCCAGCGGCTACCTCTGCGGTATCGAAGCGACCAAGCCGGATCATTGCCGCGCCTACCCCGAACATCAGCGCCACGCGTCAACCACCGGTTGTCAGGGGTATTGTGCGGAGTATGTCACATCCGCCCCACAGGAAAGGCTCCATGATGAGTCATAAATCCAAAGTCAAAGATATTTATGTCGCAGATATTTCATTCGAAGTGGTCGAAGAAGATCTGCAGAAGCTCTTCTCCGTCTGCGGCACGGTCAAAGCGATTAACATGTTGAAAGATGACCGCACCGGGCATTTTAATGGTCGGGCGTTTATCCGGATGGCGAGCGATGCCGAAGCCAAAGAGGCGATCAATATGCTGGACGGAACGCGACTGATCAATCGCTGCATCAGCGTAAGCGCCGCACGCGATAAGCCGATTATTGAACCGATTGAGGAGACCGCAGTCAAAAAATCACGCCGCCCCAGGCCGGGGAAAGGGCGCCGTAAATAAACCCGCAACGACCTGTAAAAAAGATGAAAAAGGCAGCGAGATATTAAACTCTTGCTGCCTTTTTTTTAAAAAAATTACTTCCTCCCTGAGGAGTTCAGGATGGAGCGAGGAACGATCCGTTAAGGGACCGTGGAGAGAGTTGCTTCTGGCGGAGTGGGTACAGCAGGACGCAATCGATCGAGCTATTTCAGGTCAAAGTTTTTAGCTGAGTTCGTATTTTTCCAACTTGTAGCGCAATGTACCCCGGGGCACATTGAGAATACGGGCGGTTTTGGCGACATTTCCGCCGGTAATCGAAAACGCCCTGGTGATCAACTCTTTTTCAACCTGACAAACCACATCATCCAGCACTATCCCTTCCGGCGGGATTTCAAAACGGAAAGGGACCTCGCTTTGGGGAGCCTCTCCCCAGATTTCCCGTGGAAGATGGGCGGGTTTGATCTCATCAACATTGTGCATGATACAGATCCGCTCAACGACATTGCGCAGTTCGCGCACATTCCCCGGCCAGTGATAACGCAGCATCAGATCCAGGGCATCAGGTGAGAAAGAGCGTATCGCCTTGTTAAACTCACGACTGAAGCGCTGCAAGAAGTTCTCGAGCAGGCAGGGGATGTCTTCACGCCGTTCGCGCAGAGGTGGAATGTGAATGGGAAACACATTTAAACGATAATAAAGATCCTCGCGAAATTGCTTCGCTTCGATGGCATCTTTGAGTTCGGCGTTGGTCGCTGCGATGATTCGCACGTTGATGTCTATATTCTGATTTCCACCCAATCGTCTGATCTTGCGATCTTCGAGAACGCGCAGGAGCTTCACCTGCAGCCCCATATCCATTTCGCCGATTTCATCCAGAAAGATCGACCCATTATTTGATTCTTCAAAAAGCCCAAGTTTGCGGGTTTTCGCGTCGGTAAATGCACCCCTTTCATGTCCAAAAAGCTCACTTTCCAGAAGATTAAAAGGCAGGGAACCACAGTTAATCTCGATAAAGGGTTTATCGACCCGAGGCGAGAGCCTATGAATGGCCTGGGCAACAAGTTCTTTACCTGTCCCGCTCTCGCCGGTGATGAGAACTGTCGCTGTTTCATGCTTGGCGACCTCCCGGATTTGATGAAAGATCTGCAACAGCGCCGGACTATTTCCGACCATGTTGATATCTTTCTCTTCACGGGCCAGGCGCTTGACCATACGCCGCAACGATTGTGTTTCAAGTGCCAGCTTCACAATCAAATGAATCGCATCGGCCTTAAACGGTTTTTTTATGTAGTCATAAGCGCCAATTTTTAACGCGGCGACGGCGCTTTCTACGGTGCCATAACCGGTAATAATGATAACAAGCACTCCGGGGTCGGCTTCCTTGATCGCTCGCAAAACGTCAAGACCACTTTTATTGCCCAGATTAAGGTCGAGCAGGACCAGACCGACCTCCTCTTCACTGACAATACGCACGGCCTCATCGGGAGAATCGGTTGACTGAGGCCGATAGCCGTCATCCGCCAGTATCCGTTCAAGGTTCTCCCGGATAAACGCCTCATCATCAACAATCAGAATTTTTTCCATACCCCGGACTCCTGTAAATAATCACAGCAGAATCGCTTCATTATGAAACATCGTATTAAAAATATAGTGTTGATGAGTTCAGGAAGGCAAGATAATTGGTTAATTTTGGCCACTTTAAGCGGGCTGAGCTTAGCGGCCATTCGGATCTACATATAAAGCCCGAAACAAAGTGGCCGTTTTTAGCCGGCAATACCCTTAGGGTTTAATGGCAGGGTCAGGCAGATGCGCGTGCCCTGACCGAGGGTACTTTCAGCGCTCATTGTCCCTGCATGTTCCGAGATAATATTATGACTGATCGAAAGGCCAAGTCCTGTCCCCTCGCGTCCTTTACTGGTATAGAATGGCTCAAAAATCAGGCCGAGTTTTTCAGGTTCTATTCCGTAGCCGTTGTCAATAATTACAATTTGAACTCCCTGGCGCACGCATCTGGCGGCAATCTTTAATTGGCCACCGTCTGGCATGGCATCAATGGCATTACTGAACAGGTTAAGAAACACCTGCTTTAAACGGTCTACATCAATCGACAGGAAGGGCAGCCCGCTATCGTAATGAGTGGCAATTTCAATTCCCTGTCTTTCACATTGTTTCCGGACGAGAAAAATTGAATCATCGATGACCTGCGTTAAGTCAGCTGAAACCAGGCGGGGGGTTGAGGGTGCCGAGAAGTGCAGCAGTTC
Above is a genomic segment from Geopsychrobacter electrodiphilus DSM 16401 containing:
- the argS gene encoding arginine--tRNA ligase, with the translated sequence MKLYVRTQLEQIIEKLKEQQVIPQELTPHFTVERTKDKSHGDFASNLALTLAKPAAANPRLLAEKIVALLPDDGAIRKVEIAGPGFINFFLDESWLSRQVSLALADPRLGVTTTEAPKVVVIDYSSPNLAKEMHVGHLRSTIIGDAVARTLEFLGHKVIRQNHVGDWGTQFGMLLALMELFRQQGREISMELSDLEGFYRQAKQEFDASVEFAERSRQLVVELQSGDKNCLMLWQEFLNISLSHCQKIYDRLGVGLTPAAIHGESAYNADLPLVIRDLDKAGLLTENQGAKCVFLEEYKGQDGNPMPMIVQKKDGGYLYATTDLAALRYRQNQLHADRILYFVDVRQSHHFQHLFSVARKAGFLAETTQVEHMGFGTVMGDDGKPFKTRSGSVAKLADLIDEAEKRARILVSEKNSEMSPDELDEIGRVVGIASIKYADLSKNRTSDYLFSFDNMISFEGDTGPYMLYAYTRVASIFRKAKLVEGTVSGEILLGEEIERELANQQIQFAEILNRVAERGTPHLLCAYLYELASTFSSFYKQCPVLTAEPEASRNSRLQLCLLTAKILKQGLSLLGIGTLERM
- a CDS encoding YkgJ family cysteine cluster protein, with the translated sequence MSSKFNCHCCGNCCLMLVDAYNGCVSNADMKRWQKQGRDDLLAWIETLDLGPGNQLHTAWIHPETGDDVERCPWLLYRINASGYLCGIEATKPDHCRAYPEHQRHASTTGCQGYCAEYVTSAPQERLHDES
- a CDS encoding RNA recognition motif domain-containing protein, with product MMSHKSKVKDIYVADISFEVVEEDLQKLFSVCGTVKAINMLKDDRTGHFNGRAFIRMASDAEAKEAINMLDGTRLINRCISVSAARDKPIIEPIEETAVKKSRRPRPGKGRRK
- a CDS encoding sigma-54-dependent transcriptional regulator — encoded protein: MEKILIVDDEAFIRENLERILADDGYRPQSTDSPDEAVRIVSEEEVGLVLLDLNLGNKSGLDVLRAIKEADPGVLVIIITGYGTVESAVAALKIGAYDYIKKPFKADAIHLIVKLALETQSLRRMVKRLAREEKDINMVGNSPALLQIFHQIREVAKHETATVLITGESGTGKELVAQAIHRLSPRVDKPFIEINCGSLPFNLLESELFGHERGAFTDAKTRKLGLFEESNNGSIFLDEIGEMDMGLQVKLLRVLEDRKIRRLGGNQNIDINVRIIAATNAELKDAIEAKQFREDLYYRLNVFPIHIPPLRERREDIPCLLENFLQRFSREFNKAIRSFSPDALDLMLRYHWPGNVRELRNVVERICIMHNVDEIKPAHLPREIWGEAPQSEVPFRFEIPPEGIVLDDVVCQVEKELITRAFSITGGNVAKTARILNVPRGTLRYKLEKYELS